The following proteins are encoded in a genomic region of Alnus glutinosa chromosome 8, dhAlnGlut1.1, whole genome shotgun sequence:
- the LOC133875731 gene encoding pentatricopeptide repeat-containing protein At2g13600-like — MTPKLPTNLPSLLGFKFIKASCKSGDLQRARNLFDKIHEPDLRTWTILISAYTQHGFPWDAIKLYTLLRAREINPDKLVLLSVAKACATLGDIVKANEVHDDAIRFGFHSDTLLGNALIDMYAKCKCVEDARRVFDDMRVKDVVSWTSLSSCYVTCHLPRKGLEEFREMVLDGVRPNVVTVSSILPACSELRTLNLGREIHGFVVKHGMGENLFVCSALVSMYASCLSIRQAQLVFDNMSQRDSVLWNVILTAYFSNKECEKALDLFYQMRNEGVKLNDASWNAVIGGCIQNGRTERALEMLGQMQDMGFTPNQITITTVLPACASLESLRTGKEIHAYIFKHWFIEDLTTTTAVVFMYAKCGDLELSRRVFSLMPKKDTVAWNTIIIANSMHGEGEEALLLFQKMLDSGAKPNPVTFSGVLSGCSHSLLVDKAFLIFDSMSRDYSIEPDRDHYSCMVDVLSRAGRLEEAYEFIQKMPIEPTAGSWGALLGACRVHKNVELAKIAAKRLFVIEPDNPGNYVLLSNIFATSKLWDEASEIRKLMRDRGITKEPGYSWV; from the coding sequence ATGACTCCAAAGCTGCCCACTAACCTTCCCTCTCTTCTAGGCTTTAAGTTCATCAAAGCGTCGTGCAAATCGGGTGATTTGCAACGCGCACGCAACCTATTCGATAAAATTCACGAACCAGACCTACGTACGTGGACTATCTTAATTTCAGCTTACACACAACATGGGTTTCCTTGGGATGCTATAAAGCTTTATACTTTATTGCGAGCACGAGAAATCAATCCCGATAAATTAGTACTTCTGTCTGTTGCTAAGGCATGTGCCACTTTGGGTGACATTGTGAAAGCCAATGAGGTTCACGATGATGCGATTCGATTCGGGTTTCACTCGGATACTTTGTTGGGTAATGCGTTGATTGATATGTACGCCAAGTGTAAGTGTGTTGAAGATGCGAGACGGGTTTTTGATGATATGCGGGTGAAAGATGTGGTTTCTTGGACCTCGTTGTCGTCTTGTTATGTTACTTGTCATCTACCTAGAAAAGGTTTGGAGGAATTTCGTGAGATGGTGCTAGATGGGGTGAGACCCAATGTGGTGACGGTGTCTTCAATTCTGCCAGCGTGCTCTGAACTCAGAACTTTGAATTTAGGAAGAGAGATTCATGGGTTTGTAGTGAAGCATGGAATGGGGGagaatttatttgtttgtagCGCACTTGTTAGCATGTATGCTAGTTGTCTAAGCATAAGGCAAGCCCAATTGGTATTTGATAACATGTCTCAACGAGATAGTGTGTTGTGGAATGTAATTTTGACAGCATACTTCTCAAATAAAGAATGTGAGAAGGCTCTTGATTTATTTTATCAGATGAGAAATGAAGGTGTCAAATTAAATGATGCTTCTTGGAATGCTGTCATTGGCGGGTGCATACAAAATGGACGAACTGAACGGGCCCTGGAGATGCTTGGACAGATGCAAGATATGGGTTTCACACCTAATCAGATAACAATTACCACTGTCTTACCGGCTTGCGCAAGTTTGGAGAGCTTGAGGACTGGCAAGGAGATTCATGCTTATATCTTTAAACATTGGTTTATTGAGGACTTAACGACCACAACAGCTGTCGTTTTCATGTATGCTAAATGTGGTGACTTGGAACTTTCACGAAGGGTCTTCAGTTTGATGCCAAAAAAGGATACTGTTGCTTGGAACACAATTATTATTGCAAACTCCATGCATGGGGAAGGAGAAGAAGCCTTGTTGCTCTTTCAGAAAATGTTGGACTCAGGAGCGAAGCCCAATCCTGTTACTTTTTCTGGTGTTTTGTCTGGTTGTAGTCATTCACTACTTGTTGACAAAGCCTTCTTAATTTTTGATTCAATGAGTAGGGATTACTCAATAGAACCTGACAGGGATCACTACTCCTGCATGGTTGATGTACTTAGCCGTGCTGGTCGCCTAGAAGAGGCATATGAGTTTATACAGAAAATGCCCATCGAACCAACTGCTGGTTCTTGGGGAGCATTGCTTGGTGCATGTAGAGTACACAAGAATGTGGAATTAGCAAAAATTGCGGCAAAGCGGCTTTTTGTGATTGAACCTGATAATCCTGGAAACTATGTATTGTTATCCAATATTTTCGCCACTTCCAAACTATGGGATGAAGCCTCAGAGATTAGAAAATTGATGAGAGATAgaggaattacaaaagaaccAGGCTATAGTTGGGTTTAG
- the LOC133874629 gene encoding LOW QUALITY PROTEIN: pentatricopeptide repeat-containing protein At1g79080, chloroplastic (The sequence of the model RefSeq protein was modified relative to this genomic sequence to represent the inferred CDS: deleted 2 bases in 2 codons; substituted 2 bases at 2 genomic stop codons), giving the protein MAILLNSMSPIVNQLPETTRKGCGFFSQIPNLHTFSLNRGFSRVLASTQITISPKDTVVTLPNRRSTKSDSRSREPRLNDAFLHLENMVGKGQKPDVPQATQLLYDLCKANKMRKSIRVMEMMVTSGIIPYAASYTYLVNYLCKRRNVGYTMQLVEKTEEHGFPTNVVTYNSLIRGLCMHSKLNXSLQLLDRLMQNGLIPNAFTYSLLEAAYKEKGVNEAMKLLNERIAKGGKPNLVCYNILLIGLCKERRIEEAIHLFRDFSSKGFNPNVVSYNILFRSLCYEGQWEEANELLAEMDGEDHSPSIVTYNILIGSLALNGKTEHALKVLDEMMIRWFKPTAASYNPIISRLYTEGKLDLVVKCLDQMIYRHXTPSEGTYNVISILCEEGMVQEAFSIVQSLGNKQNSSMHDFYRSVITSLCRKGNTYPTFQLLYEITKHGFTPDSYTYSSLIKGLCMEGMLDEAMEIFWVMEENNYRPNIDNFNALILGFCKSQRTNLSLEIFEMMIGKGYMPNETTYTILVEGIAQEKENQLVAKVLKELHLRQVVSQSTMERLVMKYDLEGLPV; this is encoded by the exons ATGGCAATCCTGCTGAATTCAATGTCCCCTATTGTGAACCAATTGCCAGAAACTACCAGAAAGGGTTGTGGGTTCTTCTCTCAAATCCCAAATCTCCACACATTTTCCCTCAATAGGGGCTTTTCTAGAGTTTTAGCATCTACCCAGATCACCATTTCTCCAAAAGACACTGTTGTTACTTTGCCCAACCGGAGGTCTACGAAGAGCGACTCAAGAAGTAGGGAACCTAGACTTAATGATGCATTTCTTCATTTGGAGAATATGGTAGGGAAGGGCCAAAAGCCTGATGTACCTCAAGCAACACAACTCTTGTATGATCTGTGCAAGGCAAATAAGATGAGAAAATCGATTAGGGTGATGGAGATGATGGTTACTTCTGGTATTATACCTTATGCAGCTTCGTACACGTACTTGGTGAATTATCTGTGTAAAAGA AGAAATGTTGGGTATACAATGCAATTGGTGGAAAAAACGGAGGAACATGGCTTCCCAACCAATGTTGTTACTTATAATTCGCTCATTAGAGGACTTTGTATGCATAGTAAATTGAACTAGAGCTTACAGCTTCTGGATAGATTGATGCAAAATGGGCTAATCCCAAATGCATTCACATACTCCTTGCTTGAAGCTGCTTATAAGGAAAAAGGAGTAAATGAAGCCATGAAGCTATTGAATGAGAGAATTGCCAAGGGTGGGAAGCCTAATTTGGTTTGTTATAACATTTTGTTAATTGGGTTGTGCAAGGAACGTAGGATCGAAGAGGCCATTCATCTCTTCAGGGATTTTTCA TCCAAGGGGTTCAATCCAAACGTTGTGAGTTATAACATTTTGTTTAGGAGTTTGTGCTATGAGGGGCAGTGGGAGGAAGCAAATGAGCTTTTGGCTGAGATGGATGGTGAGGATCACTCACCCTCAATCGTTACTTACAACATATTGATTGGTTCGCTTGCTCTGAACGGCAAAACTGAACATGCGCTTAAGGTGTTAGATGAAATGATGATCAGATGGTTCAAGCCTACTGCTGCAAGCTACAACCCAATAATTTCTCGTCTCTACACTGAGGGGAAGCTAGATCTTGTGGTCAAGTGTTTAGACCAAATGATTTATCGTCATTGAACTCCCAGTGAAGGAACTTACAATGTGATTTCTATTCTCTGTGAGGAGGGGATGGTGCAAGAGGCATTCTCTATAGTTCAAAGCTTGGGTAATAAGCAAAACTCTTCCATGCATGATTTCTACAGAAGTGTGATTACAAGCCTGTGCAGGAAAGGGAATACATATCCAACATTTCAGCTTTTATATGAGATCACAAAGCATGGATTTACACCAGATTCCTACACCTATTCATCGTTAATTAAAGGATTGTGTATGGAAGGAATGCTAGATGAGGCTATGGAGATATTCTGGGTAATGGAAGAAAATAACTATAGGCCTAATATTGACAATTTCAATGCACTTATACTTGGATTTTGCAAATCTCAAAGAACAAATTTGTCCTTGGAGATTTTTGAGATGATGATTGGGAAAGGGTATATGCCTAATGAAACAACTTATACCATTCTAGTGGAAGGGATtgcccaagaaaaagaaaatcaactaGTAGCCAAAGTTTTGAAAGAGTTGCATCTTAGACAAGTTGTGAGTCAGAGTACAATGGAGAGACTTGTTATGAAGTATGACCTTGAGGGTCTCCCAGTATAG